Below is a window of Fibrobacter succinogenes DNA.
TAGTAGGAAGTTTGAAGTAGGCGGTAGGAAGGTGTGTGCTGCTTTCTGCAGCGAAAATGCGACCTCAGTCATCCTCGCGAATGCGAGGATCCATACAGTTTTAATTGCTGATAATTCTTACATTCCTAATCATTGCTTGCTAGAATGCGGCTGGATCCTTTGGGCTTTTACCCCTCAGGATGACATTCCAATGACCTAATTTCTACAGACAACTTGATACGCTTCCATGAGCGTTTCGAATTTAACGGCGCAGTTGGCGGGGGAGGTGGAGGGGAGTTTTATGGCCTTGATTCCAGCTGCTTTTTCGCAATACTTTTCATAGAGTTTGTGGGCGGTGGCGCCTGTGCAAAAGATGCGCTTGATTTTTGTTTTCGCGATAAGCGATGCAATGTCGTTTGGTACGACGTCTTCGATGCTTGTGTCGCTTGCGCCAATGATGGTGCAACTGTCGAGAACGTCCCAAAGCGCAATGTGGTGCTTCAAGAGCATGGCGCGTTTTTCGTCGATGGTCGCGGGGAGCGGTTCGTTCAAGACGCTTGCGAGAACTTTCCAGAAGCGGTTTTGCGGATGCCCGTAGTAAAATCCCTGTTCGCGCGATTTGGGCGAGGGAATGGAACCGAGCAAAAGAACCTCCGAATTGGCGTCGAAAAGTGCGGGAAACTCATGCGTTACCCGAGTCCTCGTATTCTTAACGTTTCTGGATTGCGACTTCTTGATTGCCATGTTACAAGAAAATTAGAAAGATTTACCCCAAAGTGAGCCGAAAGCGAACGACCCCATACCCCATAGCCCAAGGCCTACTGTCTACTGCCTACTAATTGGTACATTGAACTTAGTCCTCAAAGTTATTATATTTGCCGCGTAAAATCAACATTTTTATAGATCATTCGACTTCACTGCGTTCCGCTCAGGATGACACTCGTCTCATACCTCAGAGGGCGCCGTAGGCGACCGACCTCATACCTCAAAGCTCGTTATGAATCCAGAAATTGAAAAACGCCGCACTTTCGCCATCGTCAGCCACCCTGACGCCGGTAAAACCACCATCACCGAAAAGTTCCTGTGGTACGGGAATGTGATTCGCGAGGCTGGTCATGTGCGCGCGAAGGCCAACAAGAGCTACACCGTCAGTGACTGGATGAAAATTGAACAGCAGCGTGGTATTTCGGTTTCCAGCTCCGTTTTGAACTTCCCGTTCGAAGGTTGCATGTTCAACCTCGTTGATACCCCGGGGCATCAGGATTTCTGCGAAGACACGTACCGTGCGCTTACTGCCGTGGATGCCGCTTTGGTGCTTATCGATAGCGTGAACGGTGTTGAAAAGCAGACGATTCGCTTGATGAATGTTTGCCGCATGCGCCATACGCCGATTATCACGTTCATCAACAAGATGGACTTGGATGGTCGCCATGTGCTCGACTTGCTCGACCAGATTGAAAGCGTTTTGCAGATTAAGACAGCTCCCTTTACGCTCCCCATTGGTGTGGGTAAGCTTTTCAAGGGAGTCTATTCCATTGCCGAAAATACGTTCCACACGTTCAACCCGGACGATGGCAAGCAAGAAATTATCCAGATGGATGGCCCGGACGATCCGCGTCTTGTTGAACTCTGCGGTGAAAACTGGGTCGCGCAATTCCGCGAAGAATATGAAATGGTCACGGGCGGTATGGATCCGTTCGACCATGAAAAGTTCCTGAAGGGTGAAATGTGCCCGGTGTTCTTCGGTTCTGCCGTGAACAACTTCGGTGTGCGCCAGCTTTTGAACGCTTTTGCAAAACTCGCTCCGCCGCCGATGATCCGCGACACCGACAAGCGCCCGGTCAAGCCGGACGAGGATGCTTTCAGCGCATTCGTCTTCAAGATTCAGGCCAACATGGACCCGAAACACCGCGACCGCACGGCATTCCTCCGCATTTGCTCGGGCAGCTTTACCCGTGGCGAAAAGGTTTTCCATGTGCGTACCGGTCGCGACATCCGCTTGGCCGCTCCGACCGCATTCCTCGCGAAGGACAAGGAAGTGATTGACCACGCCTGGGCGGGTGACATCGTGGGTATCAACGACCCGGGACTTTTCCGCATTGGCGATACGCTCACGGACGGCGAAAAGATGAACTTCACGGGCATCCCGGACTTTGCGCCGGAACACTTTGCCCGCGTGACGCTCTTGAACCCGCTCAAGTCGAAGCAGATGGCGAAGGGCCTTGCTGAACTTTCGGAAGAAGGTGCAACGCAGCTCTATGAACCGCTCAAGTCAGCCGTGCCTGTCGTGGGCGTGGTGGGCGAACTCCAGTTTGACGTGCTCAAGTTCCGCTTGCAGAGCGAATACGGCGCCGATGTGCAGCTCGACCGCGTGCCTGCCCATTGCATCCGCTGGGTGAAAGGCCCCGAAGCCGATGTAGGCAAGTTCGCCGAAGAATACGCCGGCGATTGCATGATGGACAAGGAACGCAATCTCGTGTGCCTGTTCCCGAACGAATACCGCCTGAATCTTGCGCTCAAAAACTACGAACGCTTGAGCTTCGCCGAAACCTCGCAGGGGTAAGGCTTAGATACACGCGCTTCGGCTTGTATCAAACAAACTTACATAACGGTGCAGGAAGGATACCAAATTTGGATTGCTGAGAGCATATTGCGCTTACGCAATTTGTGGTGATAACCTCAAAAAAATTCTATTTTTGGTCCATTAAATACGCATGTCTTTTGACAAGGATTCTTCATGCATCGTTTTTATTGGTTCTTTTTTGCACTGCTACTGATTCTTGGTAGATTCAGTCTCCTTTGTTCCTTGTACTATATAAAGACGCCTTTTGGTGGTCCATTAGTTGATTCGGTCAATAAATTCATTTGGCACACGCTCTACGTAGAAGCAGGCGTTTGCATGTCCATCGCGTTCGTTTTTTATGCGATTTCGAAATTTGTTCGCGGTAAGGGAATAAAGATTTTAAAAATTGTATCGATTGTCGTAGCGGCAGTCTATCTGTTACTCAGCGGTGTTGATGATGAAATTATGCGTTGGATGGGGCAAAAGCTTTCGCTTTCTTACCTAGCCACTTATATTTTTGCTTTTACAGACACTGAACTTGCTGCAAATATTTTTTGTGGAGATGCATCCCATTTTCTATTGACTGCTGGAATTGTTGTCGCTTTTTCCGCTGCCATTATTGTTTTATCGTACAAAATGGATTTGGCTCTATGTTGGAAAAGTCCTTTTAAAAAGAATTACATTCTTTTGTTTATCATGTTTATCCTTGCGGTTGCTGGCTGCACGTCCTTTTGGTGGTTCAATCCGCTTTCGAGGCGGCAAGTACGCATTAAACCGGTTGCTTATAGTTTTATCGATAACATTCTTGAAATAATCAGTGCAAGAAATCCACCTGCGGATTACCGTGAAGGCATTGTTGCTCTTCGAGGAAATCCTAATCAAGAATATCCGTTCTGGAAAGAGGCTAAAAACGAGCAGGCGTCACTTGATGCGTTCAAGTCAAAAAGCTTAGAAGACAAACCTGATATTATATTACTGACCATCGAAAGTTTGCGTGGCTGGACTAACGATATGCGTGTTGAGGAAAATTGCAAGCGTACGCCCAATCTTTGCAAATTGACAAAACAGAGCTTGTATTTTCCTTATGCCTACAGCGTCGGTTATCCGTCCATTGAAGGACTACTGGGAATCATGGAAGGCGTTCTGAGCTTGCCCCATCACGTTCTTTTGAATAGTTATCCCAATACTCGAATGCGGTCGATTTCTGAAATTCTTAGAGATGCTGGCTACCATACCGAAGTTCTCGTTGGTTCGGACCCTTATTTTGACAATGGTATGGTATGGTTCCAAAAATGGTTTGATTATGTGGAATATAAACCTGAAAATCATAGCGATGTTGCAATAGCCCATCGTTTCATTGAACATTACAATTCGCGTCCCAAGGATAAACCGCTCTTTTACCATTGGATGAGTTGCAGCATGCATGTCCCTTTCGATTTACCAAAAGATATGGGGGAAAAACCTAATGATATAGACTCTGCTTACATGCGTGCCGTCGTTTATATGGACAGTTCCCTTGGAATCCTTATGAATGAAATTGAGCGGAGCGATAGGGCGAAAAATACTTTGCTAATTCTTACCGGAGACCATTCGATTGGTAATAGCAAGCAAATGTCTACTGTTGAAAATGTGGGGCAGGCCGCTGACGCTTTCACGTGGGTTTCGCTCCTGTTTTGGGGGCTTGGCGTTGAACCGCGTATAGATTCACGTCCCGTTTCGCAGGCTGATATTCCTCCGTCGATTATTGGGGCTTTGGGTCTTGATGTTTCCAATCATTTTGTGGGAACTAACTTGCTCCAATGCCGTGATTCGTCTTGCACTATGGATTTGCCGCCTGTCTATTCTCTCCGTGGGGGCAGTATAGGACTTCGAACAGATTCACTCACTTTTTTGCTTCCGAATGTTGAAGGGGCTGATCCGGCTATTGTCTTGAAAAAAGAGCATGAGCCGACTTGGAATACGTCTGAACCTGTAGAAGGCTATATAAACGAGGAACCATTCGAGATTGATCGAGAAAATCTCCTCAAGACAACGGCAACCATGCGGGCGGTATCCAATGCATGGAAATATGTTGTTTATAAGAATAAACTTATGCCACAGAGATAAGGTGTTGTAAAAACTATGATTAAAAAAATTTTAAGTACCCATTATTATTGGATTGCCATTTCTGCCATTTTAATAATCGGAAGAATATCTCTCCTTTGTTCTTTGTACTTTTTTAAGAATCCATTTGGCGGTCCAGTCGTAGAAAACGTAAATAAGTTCTTATGGCATTCTATTTACGTAGAATCTGGGGTCGTCATGGCTTTGATGACTTGCTTTATTCTGGCGTCTTTTTGGATTCGCGGTAAAGGGTTGACCGTCTTAAAAGCGTTTATTGTAATTCTTGGTTCTCTATATGTTATTACATCTGGTATTGATGACGAAGTCCAACGTTGGATGTTTCAAAAATTTACGCCTTCTTTTATTAGTGTTTATTTAACGGCATTTGCTGACACGTCTATTGTTTTAGATGTTTTTTCGGGAGATGCGTTTCATTTTATTCTGACCATTGTTCTTTGCACATTGTTCAGTGCTTTGCTTGCTATAGTTACGGTCAAGGCGGATTTCCGTCAAATTATGCAAAGACCTCTTAAGAAAAATCAGTTAATGGTTTTCGCCATTTCATTTCTTTTGGCTGTTGTCGGCTGTACATCTTTTTGGTGGTTTAATCCGTTGCCGCGAAGACAGGTTCGCATTAAGCCTGTCTTTTATTCATTTGTAAGTGAATTTATCAGCACTCTTGATGCTCGGCATGCTCCTGAAAATTATCGCGAAGGCGTTATTGCTCTTGGCGGGAATCCCGATGCTGAATACCCATTTTGGAAAAATGCAGAAAACGAAACTCAGTCTCTTGAAAACTTTAAATTAAAATCTCTTGACGAAAAACCGGATATTATTTTGTTCACTATCGAAAGTTTGCGCGGTTGGACAAGCGATATGCGCATCGGTTCCAGTTGCAAGACTTTTCCTCATTTGTGCAAGCTTGCTCTCGAAGGTCTTTATTTCCCTAACACGCATAGCGTGGGAGCCCCTTCCATCGAAGGTTTGCTCGGAATCATGGAAGGCATCCTAAGTCATCCTTATGTCGTGTTTTTAAACAATTATCCTACGACACGGATGAGGTCGTTACCTGAAATTTTGCGTGATGCTGGCTACCACACGGAAGTTTTGATGGGGACTGATCCCAGATTTGCTAACGAAGAAGTTTGGTTTAAGCAGTGGTTTGATTATGTAGAATTTATTGACAATAGTAATGATGTCACGCTTGCAAATCGTTTCATTGAACATTACAAGGAACGACCTGAAGGTAAGCCGTTGTTCTATCATTGGATGAGCCGCAGTATGCACGTTCCCTTCAAACTGCCTAAAGATATGGGGCCCACTCCGGATGACCCTGCTGTAGCTTACATGCGAGCCGCTGTTTACATGGATAGCGCTCTTGGTATTATTATGAATGCTGTTGAAAACGGTCCAAGGGCGAATAATACTTTGTTTGTCTTGACGGGCGATCACTCTTTCCCGACAGGTAAACAAGCCCACCTCGCAGAAAAGCTTGGAAAAATCAATGATGGTCACTCTTGGATTTCACTCCTATTTAAGGGTCCAAACATAAAGCCCCAGCTGGCAACTCAGCAAGTATCGCAAGCGGACATAGCTTCTTCTATTCTCGGCTATCTCAATTTAGATGTGTCGAATCATTTTATGGGAATAGATTTGCTAAGTGAACGTGACAGTCTTTCGACAAAGAAATTGCCTTCCGTGTTTTCCTTTGAGTATGGCGATATGGGAATGTGGGTAGATTCCATGACCTATTATCTTTCTCCTATACAAGGGAACAATCAAGCCGTTGCTTTAAAGACGTACTTGGAACCCGCTTGGGATACAACGCAGTTGGTCGATGGATTTGTTCAGGCGGCTCCTACCGAAATTTCGGCAGAAGAATTGGAGGCAAAGACAAAAACGATGCGTGCCGTTGCCAATGCTTGGAAGTATCTGATATATAAAAACAAGCTCAGACCGCCTAAGTAAAGAACGTTCAAGCGTATTAGCCTTTCAGAGCGCAAAATCGTTCGGCTCGGTCATGTCAAAGTGCAAACGCTCTTTGACGCCTATGGCATTCGTGGCTGCGATTCGAAAATGCAAAAATAAGTTTTTGCGCTTTCTCGCCTTGCTCACTTTTGCCGCGACTCTTGCCATTTGCTATCTTTACCCCGTTCAAATTTAAGACGTGATTTATTCACGAGGTAAAACAATATGGCAATGCAAGATATGAATGACCAGGTGCAGGCTCGCTTGGCTAAGCTCGACAAGTTCAAGGAAATGGGTGTAGAGGCTTATCCTCACAAGTTTAACAGGACCCACGATTCCAAGGTTTTGAAGGAAAACAAGGAAGCCTTGATGGTGACGAAGGAACCGGTGGCATTTGCTGGCCGCGTGGTTCGTTTCAATCGCAAGGGCAAGATGTGCTTTATGCACTTGAAGGATCGTTATGGTCGCTTGCAGGTTGTCGTTGCCCGTGACGAGGTGGGCGAAGAAAACTACGAAATCGTGAAGATGACCGACCTCGGTGACTTCATTGGCGTGAACGGTACGATGTTCGAAACGCAGAGTGGTGAATACTCTGTGCGTGCCGAAAAGGTCACGATGCTTTCGAAGGCTGTGCGCCCGCTCCCGGTCGCTAAGGAAAAGATTGACGAAAACGGCAACAAGGTCGTGTTCAACGAATTTGCCGACGTCGATACTCGTTACCGCCAGCGTTACATCGACATGGCCCTGAACGACGACGTGAAGGAAGTCTTCATCAAGCGTTCCAAGATCATGCAGGCTATCCGCGAATACCTCATCGAAAAGGGATTCATCGAAGTCGAAACCCCGACGCTCCAGCCGATTTACGGTGGTGCAAACGCCCGTCCGTTCACCACGCACCACAACGCTTGCGACATGACACTTTACTTGCGCGTTGCTCCGGAACTTTACCTCAAACGCTGCATCGTGGGCGGCATGGAAAAGGTTTTCGAATTCTCCAAGAACTTCCGCAACGAAGGCATGGACCGCACCCATAGCCCGGAATTCACCGGCCTCGAATTCTACGAAGCTTATGCCGACTACAACGACATGATGGTTCACTTCGAAAACATTTATGAACGCGCTTGCATTGCTGCAAATGGCACCACCAAGATTGAATATCAGGGCAAGGAAATCGACTTTAAGGCTCCGTGGCCGCGCTACAGCATGATCGAAGCTATCGAAAAGTTCGGCGGCCTCAAGGTGAACGAAATGAGCGATGACGAAATCAAGGCCAAGATGGAAGAGCTGGGCGGTCACCTCGATGGCGAATTCTCTCGCGGTCGTGGCATTCTCGAACTCTTCGAATTGACTGTTGAAGACAAGCTTATCCAGCCGACATTCATCAAGGACATGCCCACCGAAAGCACTCCGCTCTGCAAGAAGCACCGCACTATCGAAGGCCTTATCGAACAGTTCGAACCGTATGCAAACGGCTGGGAACTCGGTAACGCTTACACCGAACTTAACGACCCGATCCGTCAGCGCGAACTTTTGGAAGACCAGGTCCGCCGTGGCCGCGGTGGTGAAGGTGAAACGCATCCGATGGATGAAAACTTCATGCATGCCATCGAATCTGGCTTGCCGCCGACGGGCGGCGTGGGCTTCGGCATCGACCGCATGGTCATGCTCCTCACGAACCAGCAGACCATTCGCGACGTGCAACTGTTCCCGCTCATGAAACCGGAAACGTAAGGCGGAGCCTTACGGC
It encodes the following:
- a CDS encoding DNA-deoxyinosine glycosylase — protein: MAIKKSQSRNVKNTRTRVTHEFPALFDANSEVLLLGSIPSPKSREQGFYYGHPQNRFWKVLASVLNEPLPATIDEKRAMLLKHHIALWDVLDSCTIIGASDTSIEDVVPNDIASLIAKTKIKRIFCTGATAHKLYEKYCEKAAGIKAIKLPSTSPANCAVKFETLMEAYQVVCRN
- the lysS gene encoding lysine--tRNA ligase; protein product: MAMQDMNDQVQARLAKLDKFKEMGVEAYPHKFNRTHDSKVLKENKEALMVTKEPVAFAGRVVRFNRKGKMCFMHLKDRYGRLQVVVARDEVGEENYEIVKMTDLGDFIGVNGTMFETQSGEYSVRAEKVTMLSKAVRPLPVAKEKIDENGNKVVFNEFADVDTRYRQRYIDMALNDDVKEVFIKRSKIMQAIREYLIEKGFIEVETPTLQPIYGGANARPFTTHHNACDMTLYLRVAPELYLKRCIVGGMEKVFEFSKNFRNEGMDRTHSPEFTGLEFYEAYADYNDMMVHFENIYERACIAANGTTKIEYQGKEIDFKAPWPRYSMIEAIEKFGGLKVNEMSDDEIKAKMEELGGHLDGEFSRGRGILELFELTVEDKLIQPTFIKDMPTESTPLCKKHRTIEGLIEQFEPYANGWELGNAYTELNDPIRQRELLEDQVRRGRGGEGETHPMDENFMHAIESGLPPTGGVGFGIDRMVMLLTNQQTIRDVQLFPLMKPET
- a CDS encoding LTA synthase family protein, which codes for MIKKILSTHYYWIAISAILIIGRISLLCSLYFFKNPFGGPVVENVNKFLWHSIYVESGVVMALMTCFILASFWIRGKGLTVLKAFIVILGSLYVITSGIDDEVQRWMFQKFTPSFISVYLTAFADTSIVLDVFSGDAFHFILTIVLCTLFSALLAIVTVKADFRQIMQRPLKKNQLMVFAISFLLAVVGCTSFWWFNPLPRRQVRIKPVFYSFVSEFISTLDARHAPENYREGVIALGGNPDAEYPFWKNAENETQSLENFKLKSLDEKPDIILFTIESLRGWTSDMRIGSSCKTFPHLCKLALEGLYFPNTHSVGAPSIEGLLGIMEGILSHPYVVFLNNYPTTRMRSLPEILRDAGYHTEVLMGTDPRFANEEVWFKQWFDYVEFIDNSNDVTLANRFIEHYKERPEGKPLFYHWMSRSMHVPFKLPKDMGPTPDDPAVAYMRAAVYMDSALGIIMNAVENGPRANNTLFVLTGDHSFPTGKQAHLAEKLGKINDGHSWISLLFKGPNIKPQLATQQVSQADIASSILGYLNLDVSNHFMGIDLLSERDSLSTKKLPSVFSFEYGDMGMWVDSMTYYLSPIQGNNQAVALKTYLEPAWDTTQLVDGFVQAAPTEISAEELEAKTKTMRAVANAWKYLIYKNKLRPPK
- a CDS encoding LTA synthase family protein, whose translation is MHRFYWFFFALLLILGRFSLLCSLYYIKTPFGGPLVDSVNKFIWHTLYVEAGVCMSIAFVFYAISKFVRGKGIKILKIVSIVVAAVYLLLSGVDDEIMRWMGQKLSLSYLATYIFAFTDTELAANIFCGDASHFLLTAGIVVAFSAAIIVLSYKMDLALCWKSPFKKNYILLFIMFILAVAGCTSFWWFNPLSRRQVRIKPVAYSFIDNILEIISARNPPADYREGIVALRGNPNQEYPFWKEAKNEQASLDAFKSKSLEDKPDIILLTIESLRGWTNDMRVEENCKRTPNLCKLTKQSLYFPYAYSVGYPSIEGLLGIMEGVLSLPHHVLLNSYPNTRMRSISEILRDAGYHTEVLVGSDPYFDNGMVWFQKWFDYVEYKPENHSDVAIAHRFIEHYNSRPKDKPLFYHWMSCSMHVPFDLPKDMGEKPNDIDSAYMRAVVYMDSSLGILMNEIERSDRAKNTLLILTGDHSIGNSKQMSTVENVGQAADAFTWVSLLFWGLGVEPRIDSRPVSQADIPPSIIGALGLDVSNHFVGTNLLQCRDSSCTMDLPPVYSLRGGSIGLRTDSLTFLLPNVEGADPAIVLKKEHEPTWNTSEPVEGYINEEPFEIDRENLLKTTATMRAVSNAWKYVVYKNKLMPQR
- a CDS encoding peptide chain release factor 3, whose protein sequence is MNPEIEKRRTFAIVSHPDAGKTTITEKFLWYGNVIREAGHVRAKANKSYTVSDWMKIEQQRGISVSSSVLNFPFEGCMFNLVDTPGHQDFCEDTYRALTAVDAALVLIDSVNGVEKQTIRLMNVCRMRHTPIITFINKMDLDGRHVLDLLDQIESVLQIKTAPFTLPIGVGKLFKGVYSIAENTFHTFNPDDGKQEIIQMDGPDDPRLVELCGENWVAQFREEYEMVTGGMDPFDHEKFLKGEMCPVFFGSAVNNFGVRQLLNAFAKLAPPPMIRDTDKRPVKPDEDAFSAFVFKIQANMDPKHRDRTAFLRICSGSFTRGEKVFHVRTGRDIRLAAPTAFLAKDKEVIDHAWAGDIVGINDPGLFRIGDTLTDGEKMNFTGIPDFAPEHFARVTLLNPLKSKQMAKGLAELSEEGATQLYEPLKSAVPVVGVVGELQFDVLKFRLQSEYGADVQLDRVPAHCIRWVKGPEADVGKFAEEYAGDCMMDKERNLVCLFPNEYRLNLALKNYERLSFAETSQG